In a single window of the Anguilla rostrata isolate EN2019 chromosome 4, ASM1855537v3, whole genome shotgun sequence genome:
- the ncl gene encoding nucleolin isoform X3, translated as MVKLAKAAKKQATPKKKAPPPPKEVEEESSEEDSEEEEEVPPPKAVAKKSAAPVKAAKNGKVAKKEESEEDDDEDDDSEEESEEEAPPPPKGKAKPAKAAPPKKAAAAPAPAAESDDDDDDDDEEDDESEEEAPPPKKATPAKPPAKATPAKATPAKAAPAKEESEEDDDDEDDDDDDEEDSEDEKMDTTPAPAAAKAKKAGMVKAKEESEDDEEDDDDDDDDDEEEEDDEEEAPVTPAKRKAESKKETPPAKKAKSEGEGFSLFVGNLNSGKDFDEIKQGLKNFFSKKDLEVQDVRVGSSKKFGYVDFATEDDLLKALELNGKKIMGQEVKLDRARSKETSMEGKKERDARTLFVKNLPFSATQEDLKEVFDQAVEIRVPPGQNGSNRGIAYVEFKTEAIAEKMLEEAQGADVQGRSIIVDYTGDKSQKGARAPAAKGKTLVVNNLAYSATEEILQSTFEKAVSIRIPQNNGKPKGFAFVEFENEDDAKEALDSMNNSEVEGRTIRLEFSQNSGQKDGGRGNSGPTKTLFVKGLSEDTTDQTLKESFEGATAARIVTDRDTGSSKGFGFVDFESEDDCKAAKEAMEDGEIDGTRVTLDYARPKGEGGQRGGRGGFGGGFGGGFGGRGGGGRGGRGGFGRGGGGGFRGGRGGNRGGGRGGFGGGRGGGFGGGGGFGGKPQGKKIKFDD; from the exons ATGGTGAAATTGGCAAAG gcTGCGAAAAAGCAAGCGACTCCGAAGAAAAAGGCTCCACCACCTCCGAAAGAAGTGGAGGAAGAGTCTAGTGAAGAAGACAgcgaagaggaggaagag GTACCTCCCCCTAAGGCCGTAGCAAAGAAGTCTGCAGCTCCAGTCAAAGCAGCTAAAAATGGAAAGGTAGCGAAAAAAGAGGAAAGCGAGGAAGATGACGATGAAGATGACGATTCAG AAGAAGAATCCGAGGAAGAGGCTCCACCCCCGCCAAAGGGCAAAGCCAAACCGGCCAAGGCCGCACCCCCAAAGAAAGCTGCCGCCGCCCCAGCACCAGCTGCAGAGTCtgacgacgacgacgatgatgacGACGAAGAGGATGATG AATCTGAAgaggaggcccctcccccaaagaAGGCCACTCCTGCAAAGCCCCCAGCAAAGGCCACTCCAGCAAAGGCAACTCCTGCTAAGGCAGCTCCGGCAAAGGAGGAGTCagaagaggatgatgatgatgaggacgacgatgatgatgatgaagaag ACTCCGAGGATGAGAAGATGGACACAACGCCTGCCCCCGCAGCAGCCAAGGCGAAAAAAGCTGGCATGGTGAAGGCCAAGGAGGAGTCTGAAGACGACGAGGAagatgatgacgacgacgatgatgatgatgaggaagaggaggatgatgaagagg AAGCCCCAGTGACTCCTGCTAAGAGGAAGGCCGAGTCCAAGAAGGAGACTCCTCCCGCCAAAAAGGCGAAGTCTGAGGGTGAAG GGTTCAGCCTCTTTGTCGGCAACTTGAACTCGGGCAAGGACTTTGATGAAATCAAACAGGGCCTGAAGAATTTCTTCTCCAAGAAGGATCTCGAAGTTCAGGATGTTAGGGTTGGATCGTCAAA GAAATTCGGATACGTGGACTTTGCAACGGAGGACGATTTGCTCAAAGCCCTTGAACTGAACGGGAAGAAAATAATGGGCCAGGAAGTGAAACTGGACAGGGCACGGAGCAAGGAGACGTCCATGGAAGGGAAAAAAG agagagacgCACGAACCTTGTTCGTGAAAAACCTGCCGTTCTCCGCCACACAGGAGGACCTGAAGGAGGTCTTCGACCAGGCAGTAGAAATCCGGGTACCCCCCGGACAGAACGGATCCAACAGAGG GATCGCTTATGTGGAGTTTAAGACTGAGGCGATCGCAGAGAAGATGTTGGAGGAGGCACAGGGAGCGGACGTCCAGGGCCGTTCCATCATCGTCGACTACACAGGAGACAAGAGCCAGAAGGGAGCCAGAGCCCCAG CTGCCAAAGGAAAGACGCTGGTGGTGAACAACCTGGCGTACAGCGCTACAGAGGAGATCCTCCAGAGCACCTTCGAAAAGGCAGTCTCCATCAGAATACCACAGAACAACGGCAAGCCAAaggg GTTCGCCTTTGTGGAGTTCGAGAACGAGGACGACGCAAAGGAGGCCCTGGACTCCATGAACAACTCCGAGGTTGAAGGCAGGACCATCCGGCTCGAGTTCAGCCAGAACAGCGGTCAGAAGGACGGAGGCAGAGGAAACTCTG GACCCACAAAGACGCTCTTTGTCAAAGGCCTGTCAGAGGACACCACAGATCAGACCCTGAAAGAGTCCTTTGAGGGAGCCACCGCTGCCAGGATCGTCACAGACCGCGACACCGGCTCGTCTAAAGG GTTCGGCTTCGTAGACTTTGAGAGCGAGGACGACTGCAAGGCCGCCAAGGAGGCGATGGAGGACGGCGAGATCGACGGGACCAGGGTCACGCTGGACTACGCGCGGCCCAAGGGCGAGGGCGGCCAGCGGGGCGGCCGCGGCGGGTTCGGGGGCGGGTTCGGTGGCGGATTCggcgggcgcggcggcggcgggagagGAGGCCGCGGCGGGTTCGGtagaggcggcggcggcggcttcaggggaggaagaggaggaaaccGCGGAGGAGGCCGTGGAGGTTTCGGAG GAGGACGAGGTGGTGGATTTGGAGGCGGTGGTGGATTTGGAGGCAAGCCCCAAGGAAAGAAGATTAAGTTtgacgattaa